A portion of the Pithys albifrons albifrons isolate INPA30051 chromosome 1, PitAlb_v1, whole genome shotgun sequence genome contains these proteins:
- the CNMD gene encoding leukocyte cell-derived chemotaxin 1, producing the protein MAEGSEKVPIARAGPDDVELCLPPAYAAAAPPGPGRLLKAGAAVLIAGALLLLAGAIGAFYFWKATERQVYNVHYTMSINGKVQDGSMEIDAGNNLETFKTGSGSEEAVEVHDFQIGITGIRFAEGEKCYIKAQPKAHVPEVDAMTKASLSSELEDEIMPVRFDKNSLIWVAADEPIKHNSFLSPKILELCGDLPIFWLRPTYPKDNQRREMKRNKRQSESNFDEEDLEAAIEEVNPRPPAVQLSQELDHQSNETRPMGQETDQTFNPDNPYNQLEGEGMAFDPMLDHLGVCCIECRRSYTQCQRICEPLMGYYPWPYNYQGCRTACRIIMPCSWWVARIMGVV; encoded by the exons atggcagagggctCCGAGAAGGTGCCCATTGCCCGAGCAGGGCCCGACGATgtggagctgtgcctgcccccc GCGTAcgcggcggcggcgcccccCGGGCCGGGGCGGCTGCTGAAGGCCGGGGCCGCGGTGCTGATCGCCGgagccctcctgctcctggccgGGGCCATCGGCGCCTTCTACTTCTGGAAAGCCACGGAGCGGCAG GTGTACAATGTCCACTACACTATGAGCATTAATGGAAAAGTACAAGATGGATCAATGGAAATAGATGCTGGAAACAACTTAGAGACATTCAAAACAGGAAGTGGGAGTGAAGAGGCTGTTGAAGTTCATGATTTTCAGATC GGCATAACTGGGATCCGTTTTGCTGAAGGAGAAAAGTGTTACATCAAAGCTCAGCCAAAAGCTCATGTCCCTGAAGTTGATGCTATGACTAAAGCAAGCCTCTCATCTGAGCTG GAAGATGAAATCATGCCTGTGAGATTTGACAAAAACTCCCTTATCTGGGTGGCTGCAGATGAGCCTATCAAGCATAACAGCTTCCTAAGCCCCAAAATTTTAGAGCTTTGCGGGGATCTTCCAATTTTCTGGCTGCGACCAACATACCCCAAAG ATAACCAAAGGAGAGAAATGAAGAGAAACAAGCGCCAATCAGAATCAAACTTTGATGAGGAAGACTTGGAAGCTGCTATTGAAGAAGTAAACCCCAGGCCACCTGCTGTGCAGCTGAGTCAAGAGCTTGATCACCAGTCTAATGAAACAAGGCCAATGGGACAAGAAACTGATCAGACATTTAATCCAGACAACCCATATAAT cagcTGGAAGGTGAAGGGATGGCTTTTGACCCCATGTTGGATCACCTGGGCGTGTGCTGCATTGAATGCCGGCGCAGCTACACGCAGTGCCAGAGGATCTGCGAGCCCCTCATGGGCTACTACCCGTggccttacaactaccaaggCTGCCGCACCGCCTGCCGAATCATCATGCCCTGCAGCTGGTGGGTTGCCCGGATCATGGGTGTTGTGTGA